From Bacillus pumilus, one genomic window encodes:
- the spoIVA gene encoding stage IV sporulation protein A, producing the protein MEKVDIFKDIAERTGGDIYLGVVGAVRTGKSTFIKKFMELVVLPNINNEADRARAQDELPQSAAGKTIMTTEPKFVPNQAASIHVSDGLDVNIRLVDCVGYTVPGARGYEDENGPRMINTPWYEEPIPFHEAAEIGTRKVIQEHSTIGVVITTDGSIGEIPRHDYIESEERVIDELKEVGKPFIMVINSVRPYHPETEALRQELSQKYDIPVLAMSVESMREQDVLSVLREALYEFPVLEVNVNLPSWVMVLKEDHWLRESYQDSVKETVKDIKRLRDVDRVVGQFSEFDFIERAGLAGIEMGQGIAEIDLYAPDDLYDHILKEVVGVEIRGKDHLLELMQDFAHAKTEYDQVSDALKMVKQTGYGIAAPALSDMSLDEPEIIRQGSRFGVRLKAVAPSIHMIKVDVESEFAPIIGTEKQSEELVRYLMQDFEDDPLSIWNSDIFGRSLSSLVREGIQAKLSLMPENARYKLKETLERIINEGSGGLIAIIL; encoded by the coding sequence TTGGAAAAAGTCGATATTTTCAAGGATATCGCTGAACGAACAGGAGGCGATATATATTTAGGAGTCGTTGGCGCTGTTCGTACAGGGAAATCTACGTTTATTAAAAAGTTTATGGAGCTCGTGGTGCTCCCGAATATCAATAATGAGGCAGATCGTGCAAGAGCACAGGATGAATTGCCGCAAAGTGCAGCAGGAAAAACCATTATGACCACTGAACCAAAATTTGTACCGAATCAAGCGGCATCGATCCATGTGAGTGACGGTCTTGATGTCAACATCAGGCTTGTTGATTGTGTCGGATACACAGTCCCTGGTGCGCGCGGGTATGAAGATGAAAATGGTCCAAGAATGATCAACACGCCGTGGTATGAAGAGCCAATCCCGTTCCATGAAGCAGCGGAAATTGGCACACGCAAGGTCATTCAAGAGCATTCAACCATCGGTGTTGTGATTACAACAGATGGTTCCATTGGAGAAATCCCAAGACATGATTATATTGAATCTGAAGAACGTGTGATTGATGAGCTCAAAGAGGTTGGAAAGCCGTTTATTATGGTGATCAACTCTGTGAGGCCATATCACCCTGAAACAGAAGCGCTGCGGCAGGAACTCAGCCAAAAATATGATATTCCAGTACTCGCCATGAGTGTAGAAAGTATGAGAGAGCAAGACGTCCTTAGTGTGCTTCGTGAAGCATTATATGAATTCCCAGTCCTAGAGGTGAATGTGAACTTGCCAAGCTGGGTCATGGTGCTGAAAGAAGATCATTGGCTGAGAGAAAGTTATCAGGATTCAGTGAAGGAAACCGTAAAGGATATTAAAAGATTAAGAGATGTTGACCGTGTCGTTGGTCAATTCAGCGAATTTGACTTTATTGAAAGAGCGGGCTTAGCAGGGATTGAAATGGGTCAGGGGATTGCGGAGATTGACCTGTACGCCCCAGATGATCTATATGATCATATTCTAAAAGAAGTGGTTGGTGTGGAAATTAGAGGGAAAGACCATCTTCTAGAGCTCATGCAAGATTTTGCGCATGCGAAGACAGAATATGATCAAGTATCAGACGCATTAAAAATGGTGAAGCAGACGGGATACGGGATTGCGGCCCCGGCCTTGTCAGATATGAGTTTAGATGAGCCGGAAATCATTAGGCAGGGCTCGAGATTCGGCGTGAGATTAAAGGCGGTTGCGCCATCTATTCATATGATTAAGGTAGATGTAGAGAGTGAATTTGCACCGATTATTGGAACAGAGAAACAAAGTGAAGAGCTCGTCCGCTACTTAATGCAAGACTTTGAAGATGATCCGCTTTCGATTTGGAATTCTGATATATTTGGGCGCTCACTCAGCTCCCTTGTCAGAGAAGGTATTCAAGCAAAGCTGTCGCTGATGCCAGAAAATGCAAGATATAAGCTGAAAGAAACGCTTGAAAGAATCATCAACGAAGGATCAGGCGGTTTGATCGCCATTATTCTATAG
- a CDS encoding DUF2768 domain-containing protein, protein MSFALIKMWFALGSMGLMFLAVVTIYFSRFKLKSRFLKITASTVAYSLMLISGIIVFLVVFSGPVNE, encoded by the coding sequence ATGAGTTTTGCTTTAATCAAGATGTGGTTTGCGCTTGGTTCCATGGGGCTCATGTTTTTAGCCGTAGTAACCATTTATTTCAGTCGATTTAAGCTGAAAAGCCGGTTTCTTAAAATAACAGCCTCGACCGTTGCATACAGCTTGATGCTTATATCAGGTATCATTGTGTTTTTAGTTGTATTTAGCGGGCCGGTCAATGAATAA
- a CDS encoding NAD(P)H-dependent glycerol-3-phosphate dehydrogenase: MKKISVLGAGSWGTALALVLADNHHDVHMWGHRQELIDQINEKHENHDYLPNVELPASIQATTDMKQALEGTDAIIVAVPTKAIREVLKQANELITSKVPFVHVSKGIEPDTLLRISQMIEQEVPAEKREAVVVLSGPSHAEEVGLRHPTTVTVSSENIEAAQFVQDLFMNNNFRVYTNPDVIGVEIGGALKNIIALAAGITDGLGYGDNAKAALITRGLAEIARLGTKMGGNPLTFAGLTGVGDLIVTCTSVHSRNWRCGNLLGKGYKLEEVLEKMGMVVEGVRTTKGAYQLSKEYKVSMPITEALYHVLFEGKKVDDAVESLMARVKTHEMEDLVNMFENQTK, from the coding sequence ATGAAGAAAATTTCAGTACTTGGAGCAGGCAGCTGGGGAACAGCTCTTGCGCTTGTATTAGCTGATAATCATCATGATGTACACATGTGGGGACATAGACAAGAGCTTATTGATCAAATCAATGAGAAACATGAAAATCATGATTACTTGCCTAATGTCGAACTGCCAGCGTCTATTCAGGCGACGACAGATATGAAGCAGGCGTTAGAGGGGACAGACGCTATTATTGTCGCTGTGCCAACAAAGGCCATTCGCGAAGTATTAAAGCAGGCAAATGAGCTGATCACATCGAAAGTGCCGTTTGTCCATGTAAGTAAAGGGATTGAACCAGATACACTTCTTAGAATTTCTCAAATGATTGAACAAGAAGTACCTGCTGAGAAAAGAGAAGCTGTTGTTGTCTTATCAGGGCCGAGCCATGCCGAAGAAGTAGGCTTGCGTCATCCGACAACTGTCACTGTCTCATCAGAAAATATTGAAGCAGCTCAATTTGTTCAAGATTTGTTCATGAACAACAACTTTAGAGTATACACAAACCCTGATGTGATTGGTGTAGAAATAGGCGGAGCACTGAAAAATATCATTGCTCTTGCGGCAGGGATCACAGACGGACTTGGATATGGTGACAATGCGAAAGCGGCGCTCATCACTAGAGGACTCGCTGAAATCGCACGTCTTGGTACGAAAATGGGAGGAAATCCTCTGACATTTGCCGGATTAACAGGCGTGGGAGATTTGATCGTGACATGTACAAGTGTTCATTCGCGTAACTGGCGCTGCGGAAATCTGCTTGGTAAAGGGTATAAGCTTGAAGAAGTGCTTGAAAAAATGGGGATGGTTGTTGAAGGCGTCCGTACAACAAAAGGCGCTTATCAGCTCTCCAAAGAATACAAGGTCAGCATGCCGATTACAGAGGCGCTTTACCACGTCTTATTTGAAGGGAAAAAGGTCGACGATGCTGTAGAATCATTGATGGCACGTGTGAAAACACATGAAATGGAAGACCTTGTGAACATGTTTGAAAACCAAACAAAATAA
- the der gene encoding ribosome biogenesis GTPase Der, producing MGKPVVAIVGRPNVGKSTIFNRIAGERISIVEDTPGVTRDRIYSSAEWLNYDFNLIDTGGIDIGDEPFLAQIRHQAEIAMDEADVIIFMVNGRDGVTSADEEVAKILYRTKKPVVLAVNKLDNPEMRSDVYDFYALGFGEPYPISGTHGLGLGDLLDAVAEHFKNLPDTQYAEEVVQFCLIGRPNVGKSSLVNAMLGEDRVIVSNIAGTTRDAVDTMFTYNQRDFVIVDTAGMRKKGKVYETTEKYSVLRALKAIDRSDVVAVVLDGEEGIIEQDKRIAGYAHEAGKAVVIVVNKWDAVEKDERTMKEFEQNIREHFQFLDYAPVLFMSALTKKRIHTLMPSIITASENHAMRVQTNILNDIIMDAVAMNPTPTHNGQRLKIYYATQVAIKPPSFVVFVNDPELMHFSYERFLENRIRDAFGFEGTPIKIFARARK from the coding sequence ATGGGTAAACCTGTCGTAGCCATTGTTGGAAGGCCCAACGTTGGAAAATCTACAATTTTTAATCGAATCGCAGGCGAAAGAATATCGATTGTAGAAGACACACCTGGTGTAACAAGAGATCGAATCTATAGCTCTGCTGAATGGTTAAATTATGACTTTAACTTAATAGATACTGGTGGAATTGATATTGGAGATGAGCCATTTTTAGCTCAAATTCGCCATCAGGCGGAAATCGCAATGGATGAAGCGGATGTCATTATCTTCATGGTGAATGGACGAGATGGTGTCACATCTGCGGATGAAGAAGTCGCAAAAATTTTATATCGCACGAAAAAGCCAGTTGTACTTGCTGTCAATAAACTGGACAACCCTGAAATGAGAAGTGACGTGTATGACTTTTATGCACTAGGGTTTGGCGAACCGTATCCGATTTCTGGAACGCACGGATTAGGTCTAGGTGATCTGCTTGATGCTGTCGCAGAACACTTCAAAAACTTACCGGATACACAGTATGCGGAAGAAGTTGTTCAGTTCTGCTTAATCGGCCGTCCGAATGTAGGGAAATCTTCTTTAGTGAATGCAATGCTTGGAGAAGACCGGGTCATTGTGAGCAACATCGCTGGTACGACAAGAGATGCTGTGGATACGATGTTTACGTACAATCAGCGTGACTTTGTCATTGTCGATACAGCAGGTATGAGGAAAAAAGGAAAAGTATATGAAACAACAGAGAAATACAGTGTGCTTCGTGCATTAAAAGCCATTGATCGTTCTGATGTTGTCGCTGTTGTTCTAGACGGTGAAGAAGGCATTATTGAGCAGGATAAACGTATTGCAGGCTATGCACACGAAGCTGGTAAAGCTGTTGTGATCGTTGTGAACAAATGGGACGCTGTTGAAAAAGATGAGCGTACAATGAAGGAATTTGAGCAAAACATTCGCGAGCATTTTCAATTTCTGGATTATGCACCTGTCTTGTTTATGTCTGCTCTTACGAAAAAGAGAATTCATACGTTAATGCCATCCATTATTACAGCTAGTGAAAATCATGCGATGCGCGTTCAAACGAATATTTTGAACGATATCATCATGGATGCAGTGGCAATGAATCCAACACCGACTCATAATGGACAGCGTCTGAAAATTTACTATGCGACACAGGTGGCTATTAAGCCTCCGTCCTTTGTGGTGTTTGTAAATGATCCAGAGCTTATGCACTTTTCTTATGAACGTTTCCTAGAAAACCGCATTCGAGATGCATTTGGTTTTGAAGGAACACCGATTAAAATATTTGCGAGAGCGAGAAAATAA
- a CDS encoding capping complex subunit for YIEGIA: MANTIEQFILAVATTNKERVMGGTAVFFCENKEELDMYAMNLEAILDGIAHGIGEDLYLIVKHF, from the coding sequence ATGGCGAACACCATTGAACAATTTATACTCGCTGTGGCTACAACAAATAAAGAGCGGGTCATGGGCGGAACAGCCGTTTTTTTCTGTGAAAATAAAGAAGAACTCGACATGTACGCCATGAATTTAGAGGCCATTTTAGATGGAATTGCACACGGAATTGGAGAAGATCTTTACTTGATTGTCAAACATTTTTAA
- a CDS encoding YIEGIA family protein, translating into MTDYTFPVIIGVIFGMAARLYMLRTDYRQYPTYIHGQVIHIALGFIASGLGAIIMPALIQEEFTAITFLTLAATQFRDVRNMERNTLTQMDSYELVSRGSTYIEGIAIAFESRNYIAILTALITTTACIFFSLVIGTVVGILCFFLAKLLMSGSQLKDIVNIQKGELRFDGAGLYVNDIYIMNIGLPEKQKLILEHGMGFILTPKNFNSATTIANLGQRQAILFDLSNVLGVYRDSGEPSLCPLAKRDLNNGTLGVFILPQWYREDLAVRVLEEVPILENAIRMPTEFIKKKVR; encoded by the coding sequence ATGACGGATTATACGTTTCCTGTGATTATTGGTGTCATCTTTGGGATGGCGGCCAGACTTTATATGCTAAGAACAGATTACCGGCAATACCCCACGTATATTCATGGACAAGTGATTCATATTGCGCTTGGTTTTATCGCTTCAGGACTTGGTGCGATCATTATGCCTGCACTCATTCAGGAGGAATTTACGGCGATTACCTTTCTCACGCTGGCGGCCACGCAATTCCGAGATGTCCGCAATATGGAAAGAAATACGTTAACTCAAATGGATTCATATGAGCTAGTCTCAAGAGGCAGTACATATATAGAAGGCATAGCCATTGCCTTTGAAAGCCGGAATTATATTGCGATTCTCACGGCACTGATTACTACCACAGCCTGTATTTTCTTCTCGCTCGTTATTGGTACAGTGGTCGGTATTCTTTGTTTTTTCTTGGCAAAGCTATTAATGTCTGGCAGCCAATTAAAGGATATTGTCAATATACAAAAAGGAGAGCTTCGCTTTGATGGGGCAGGGCTTTATGTGAATGATATTTACATCATGAATATCGGACTGCCCGAAAAGCAAAAGCTCATTTTAGAGCATGGGATGGGCTTTATTTTGACGCCGAAAAATTTCAACTCAGCCACAACGATTGCCAATCTTGGGCAGCGGCAAGCCATTTTATTTGATTTATCCAACGTACTTGGCGTGTATCGCGACTCTGGTGAACCATCGCTCTGTCCGCTCGCAAAACGTGATCTAAATAACGGCACACTTGGCGTGTTCATTTTACCGCAATGGTATCGTGAAGATTTGGCTGTCCGTGTATTGGAAGAAGTACCTATTTTAGAAAATGCCATCAGAATGCCGACAGAGTTCATAAAAAAGAAAGTGAGGTAA
- a CDS encoding YphA family membrane protein: MEALYYYWSIWFVWIMVTFIMEKSSWRSMLGVCVLVHIICSHFMVSMFDMSLNAGYLMTFLYACAGFVIFRSGHQMMRIMQLGSMVSAYAFFMIFALYDPVWFTLIKVDWVVFALLILMSLTYGHHFTERVTLWMMSVCLGEALYALTIHRLTSSIVIGDLSFLSLVVQGSIFLLGVDQLEKLLNARSSRKPVKGAAKST, encoded by the coding sequence TTGGAGGCTTTGTACTATTATTGGTCCATATGGTTCGTTTGGATTATGGTGACATTTATTATGGAAAAAAGCTCATGGCGCAGTATGCTAGGCGTTTGTGTCCTCGTCCATATTATATGTAGTCATTTCATGGTATCCATGTTTGATATGAGCCTCAATGCGGGGTACTTGATGACCTTTTTATATGCATGTGCAGGTTTCGTTATATTCCGGTCTGGCCATCAAATGATGAGAATCATGCAATTAGGCTCTATGGTGAGCGCATATGCCTTTTTTATGATTTTTGCATTATATGACCCGGTTTGGTTCACGCTAATAAAAGTGGATTGGGTCGTATTTGCCTTGCTGATCTTGATGTCTTTGACATATGGACATCATTTCACAGAACGAGTCACCCTATGGATGATGTCTGTATGTCTTGGCGAAGCCCTTTATGCGCTGACGATTCACCGCCTGACATCATCGATTGTCATAGGAGATCTCTCTTTTCTGTCCCTTGTTGTTCAAGGGTCCATCTTCCTATTAGGTGTCGATCAGCTTGAAAAGCTCTTGAACGCCCGTTCATCGAGAAAACCAGTAAAAGGGGCTGCAAAATCAACATGA
- a CDS encoding YpzI family protein yields MGKDRQEKRLKASKRVESDRDQSIHHKGATALEGPDSARRRNQ; encoded by the coding sequence ATGGGAAAAGATAGACAGGAAAAACGCTTAAAGGCATCAAAAAGAGTGGAATCTGACCGTGATCAATCCATTCATCATAAAGGGGCAACAGCATTAGAAGGTCCAGATAGCGCACGAAGAAGAAATCAATAA
- the fni gene encoding type 2 isopentenyl-diphosphate Delta-isomerase — MTRAERKKQHIEHALSTGQHAATGLKDVSFVHVGLPDLATSQIDTHTTIGGLTFGSPIFINAMTGGGGKSTYEINRSLSIAAKETNIPVAVGSQMAALKDKEERRTYEVVRKVNPDGIVFANLGSEATIKQAKEAVEMLEANMLQIHLNVIQEIVMPEGDRDFRGALERIAAIAESVGVPVVVKEVGFGMSKETAKKLFRAGVAAVDVGGFGGTNFSKIENLRRQKALHYFDQWGIPTAASLAEVHTSFPDQTVLASGGIQDALDVTKSIALGASAAGLAGFFLKSLTGGGESGLIADIIDLQEDVKMMMTVLGVKTIEELRQTQVVISGETSHWLKERGIDTTYYSLRSKKKKD; from the coding sequence TTGACGAGAGCAGAAAGAAAGAAGCAGCATATTGAACATGCCTTGTCCACTGGACAGCATGCAGCAACAGGTTTAAAAGATGTTTCCTTCGTTCACGTCGGTCTACCAGATCTTGCGACATCACAAATTGATACACATACGACAATTGGCGGACTGACTTTCGGTTCGCCAATTTTTATCAATGCAATGACTGGCGGGGGCGGAAAGTCGACCTATGAGATCAACCGCTCTTTATCGATCGCAGCGAAGGAAACGAATATTCCGGTGGCAGTAGGATCACAAATGGCTGCACTGAAAGATAAAGAAGAAAGACGTACGTATGAAGTTGTTCGAAAAGTCAATCCAGATGGAATTGTGTTTGCGAACTTAGGCAGTGAAGCAACGATTAAGCAAGCGAAGGAAGCAGTCGAGATGCTGGAGGCCAATATGCTCCAGATTCATTTAAATGTGATCCAAGAGATCGTCATGCCTGAAGGAGACCGTGATTTCAGGGGGGCGCTTGAGCGCATCGCAGCCATCGCTGAATCAGTTGGTGTGCCTGTTGTCGTAAAAGAAGTCGGATTTGGCATGAGCAAGGAAACGGCAAAAAAGTTATTTCGTGCTGGAGTTGCGGCCGTTGATGTAGGAGGATTTGGTGGTACGAACTTTTCAAAGATCGAAAATCTTCGCCGCCAAAAAGCGCTTCATTATTTTGACCAGTGGGGGATTCCAACAGCAGCGAGTCTTGCTGAAGTACATACAAGTTTTCCAGATCAAACGGTTTTAGCCTCTGGAGGTATACAAGACGCCCTTGATGTAACAAAATCAATTGCTCTTGGCGCATCCGCTGCTGGTCTAGCTGGCTTTTTCTTAAAATCACTGACTGGCGGAGGGGAGAGCGGCCTCATCGCTGATATCATAGATCTTCAAGAAGATGTGAAGATGATGATGACAGTGCTTGGCGTGAAGACCATTGAAGAACTGAGACAAACCCAGGTTGTCATTTCCGGGGAAACAAGTCATTGGCTCAAAGAAAGAGGCATCGACACAACGTACTATAGTCTAAGATCAAAGAAGAAAAAGGACTAA
- the rpsA gene encoding 30S ribosomal protein S1, with protein sequence MTEEMNQIDVQVPEVGDVVKGIVSKVEDKHVNVDIVNVKQPGIIPISELSSLHVEKASDVVKDGDELELKVTKVEDDALILSKRAVDADRAWEDLEKKFETKEVFEAEVKDVVKGGLVVDIGVRGFIPASLVEAHYVEDFSDYKGKTLSLVVVELDREKNRVILSHRAVVEQEQLDKKQDFLQKLEVGSVIDGKVQRLTDFGAFVDIGGIDGLVHISQLSHAHVEKPSDVVEEGQEVQVKVLAVDRDNERISLSIKETLPGPWSQIGEKVKQGDVLEGTVQRLVSFGAFVEILPGVEGLVHISQISHKHIGTPQEVLEEGQTVKVKVLDVNEDEERISLSIRDLEENPEKQIEENYRQYQAKEENTSGFQLGDLIGDKLNKLK encoded by the coding sequence ATGACAGAGGAAATGAATCAAATCGATGTTCAGGTACCAGAGGTTGGAGATGTAGTGAAAGGGATTGTTTCTAAAGTTGAGGACAAGCATGTCAATGTAGATATCGTCAATGTGAAACAGCCTGGTATCATCCCAATCAGTGAATTATCAAGTCTTCACGTTGAAAAAGCATCAGATGTCGTGAAAGATGGCGACGAGTTAGAGCTTAAAGTAACAAAAGTCGAAGACGATGCTTTGATTTTATCGAAACGTGCTGTTGATGCAGACCGCGCTTGGGAAGACCTAGAGAAAAAGTTTGAGACAAAAGAAGTATTTGAAGCTGAAGTAAAAGACGTTGTAAAAGGTGGTCTTGTCGTAGATATTGGTGTGCGTGGATTTATTCCTGCATCTCTTGTAGAAGCGCACTATGTAGAGGACTTCTCAGACTACAAAGGTAAAACACTCTCACTTGTCGTGGTCGAACTTGACCGCGAAAAAAATCGTGTGATTCTCTCGCACCGTGCAGTAGTGGAGCAAGAGCAATTAGACAAAAAGCAAGACTTCCTGCAAAAGCTTGAAGTAGGCAGTGTGATTGATGGTAAAGTGCAGCGCCTTACTGATTTTGGTGCATTTGTAGACATTGGCGGCATTGATGGATTGGTTCACATTTCTCAACTATCCCATGCGCATGTTGAAAAGCCATCTGACGTAGTGGAAGAAGGCCAGGAAGTCCAGGTCAAAGTACTTGCTGTTGATCGTGATAACGAACGTATCTCACTATCTATTAAAGAAACATTACCAGGACCTTGGAGCCAGATTGGCGAAAAGGTAAAACAAGGTGATGTGCTTGAAGGAACTGTTCAACGTCTTGTGAGCTTTGGTGCATTTGTTGAAATTCTGCCAGGCGTCGAAGGACTTGTGCATATTTCCCAAATCTCTCATAAACATATCGGTACACCGCAAGAAGTCCTTGAAGAAGGGCAGACTGTGAAAGTGAAAGTGCTTGATGTGAATGAAGATGAAGAGCGCATTTCATTAAGCATCCGTGATTTAGAAGAAAATCCTGAAAAACAAATCGAAGAGAATTATCGTCAATATCAGGCGAAAGAAGAAAACACAAGCGGATTCCAGCTTGGTGACCTGATCGGCGATAAGCTTAATAAATTAAAATAA
- the cmk gene encoding (d)CMP kinase, translating into MKKKLSIAIDGPAAAGKSTVAKIVAAKKSYIYIDTGAMYRAITLAALNHGVDLEDETALDALLKKTVIDLVSTDEGQKVHLDNTDVTEDIRTDRVSNQVSVVAKHRAVREEMVRRQQELGQKGGVVMDGRDIGTHVLPDAEVKIFLLASVEERAKRRFEENQKKGYDVNYDQLIEEIARRDKLDSEREVSPLKKADDAIEIDTTSLSIQEVAGKILDAADRVEKQ; encoded by the coding sequence ATGAAAAAGAAATTATCTATCGCAATTGACGGTCCTGCTGCTGCAGGAAAAAGCACTGTGGCAAAAATTGTCGCAGCAAAAAAATCATATATTTATATCGATACAGGTGCCATGTACCGCGCGATTACACTTGCGGCACTTAATCATGGTGTAGACCTTGAGGACGAAACAGCACTTGATGCATTACTAAAAAAAACTGTGATTGATCTGGTCTCAACGGACGAGGGCCAAAAAGTTCATCTAGACAATACCGATGTCACAGAGGATATTCGCACAGACCGCGTGAGCAACCAAGTATCGGTTGTCGCAAAGCACAGAGCTGTTCGGGAAGAAATGGTCCGCAGGCAGCAAGAGCTTGGTCAAAAAGGCGGTGTCGTTATGGACGGAAGAGACATAGGTACGCACGTTCTTCCAGATGCCGAAGTGAAAATTTTCTTGCTTGCATCAGTAGAAGAAAGAGCAAAACGCCGTTTTGAAGAGAATCAGAAAAAAGGCTACGATGTCAATTACGATCAGCTGATCGAAGAGATTGCAAGACGTGACAAACTTGATTCTGAGCGCGAAGTTTCGCCACTTAAGAAAGCGGATGACGCCATTGAAATTGACACAACTTCTCTTTCCATTCAAGAGGTAGCAGGTAAAATTTTAGATGCAGCAGACCGCGTGGAGAAACAGTAA
- a CDS encoding YpfB family protein, giving the protein MKTMERWLLKAVLIQLVLLLAVQITLHLTKGELFLSKVVQYEGVNNMSIEDWIETFKQKD; this is encoded by the coding sequence ATGAAGACAATGGAAAGATGGTTATTGAAAGCGGTGCTCATTCAGCTTGTCTTATTATTAGCCGTTCAGATCACACTTCATTTGACAAAAGGAGAACTCTTTTTGTCAAAAGTCGTGCAATACGAGGGTGTAAATAACATGAGCATTGAAGATTGGATCGAAACGTTTAAGCAGAAGGATTGA
- a CDS encoding flagellar brake protein, translated as MLQIGDAITIEYVNENKEVKTAKSKVLENNNDDICINYPADKETGRTIYLNQQTEITVFFFDENQIPYKCTSEVIGKRKEDIPMIVISIPPKEEMIRLQRREYLRVDTMVKATITPTDEEAFDTFIVNMSAGGLAIAVPEGVSLKEYGEVVTEFELPLKEPVKIKAVAEMNRVYQDEQTGKTRAIMEFSEITNDHQQHIMKYCFQQQLLTRVKKA; from the coding sequence ATGTTACAAATAGGGGATGCAATCACAATTGAATACGTCAATGAGAACAAAGAAGTGAAAACTGCAAAATCGAAAGTTTTGGAAAATAATAACGATGATATTTGCATTAATTATCCAGCTGATAAAGAAACGGGCCGCACGATCTATTTAAACCAGCAAACAGAAATCACCGTTTTCTTTTTCGATGAAAATCAAATTCCATACAAATGTACAAGCGAAGTCATCGGAAAGAGGAAAGAAGATATTCCGATGATTGTCATTTCCATTCCGCCAAAAGAAGAAATGATTCGGCTTCAGCGCAGAGAATACCTGAGAGTCGATACAATGGTCAAAGCGACGATCACGCCAACGGATGAAGAAGCCTTTGACACGTTTATTGTCAATATGAGTGCTGGCGGCTTAGCTATTGCTGTTCCTGAAGGTGTCTCATTGAAAGAATACGGAGAAGTGGTCACAGAGTTTGAACTTCCGCTGAAAGAGCCTGTGAAAATTAAAGCGGTTGCAGAGATGAATCGAGTATATCAAGATGAGCAGACTGGCAAAACAAGAGCGATCATGGAGTTTTCTGAGATTACAAATGACCACCAGCAGCACATTATGAAGTACTGCTTCCAGCAGCAGCTTTTAACACGGGTAAAAAAAGCATAA